In Streptomyces sp. NBC_01439, the following are encoded in one genomic region:
- a CDS encoding Fur family transcriptional regulator — translation MSDLLERLRGRGWRMTSQRRVVAEVLDGDHVHLTADEVHARAVQRLPEISRATVYNALGELVALGEVVEVTTDGRAKRYDPNAHHPHQHLVCSTCGLIRDVHPTDDPLAGLPADERFGFTVSGVEVTYRGLCPDCA, via the coding sequence ATGAGTGACCTGCTGGAGCGTTTGCGCGGGCGTGGTTGGCGAATGACATCCCAGCGGCGCGTGGTCGCGGAGGTCCTCGACGGCGACCACGTGCACCTCACGGCGGACGAGGTGCACGCACGCGCGGTCCAGCGGTTGCCGGAGATCTCCCGGGCGACGGTCTACAACGCCCTGGGCGAACTGGTCGCCCTCGGCGAGGTCGTGGAGGTCACCACGGACGGCCGGGCGAAGCGCTACGACCCCAACGCGCACCACCCGCACCAGCACCTGGTGTGTTCCACCTGCGGCCTCATTCGCGACGTCCACCCCACGGACGACCCCCTGGCCGGCCTCCCGGCGGACGAGCGCTTCGGCTTCACGGTGTCCGGGGTCGAGGTCACCTACCGCGGCCTGTGCCCGGACTGCGCGTAG
- the katG gene encoding catalase/peroxidase HPI: MSENHDAIVTDAKSEGGDGCPVAHGRAAHPTQGGGNRQWWPERLNLKILAKNPAVANPLGEEFDYAAAFKTLDLPAVKRDIADVLTTSQDWWPADFGHYGPFMIRMAWHSAGTYRISDGRGGAGAGQQRFAPLNSWPDNGNLDKARRLLWPVKQKYGQSLSWADLMILTGNVALESMGFETFGFGGGRPDVWEPDEDVYWGPETTWLDDERYTGDRELENPLGAVQMGLIYVNPEGPNGNPDPIAAARDIRETFRRMAMNDEETVALIAGGHTFGKTHGAGPAESVGADPEAAPMEAQGLGWANSFGTGKGGDAITSGLEGVWTNTPTTWDNTFFEILFGYDWELFKSPAGANQWRPKDGAGAGTVPDAHDPAKSHAPTMLTTDLSLRVDPAYEQISRRFLANPAEFADAFARAWFKLTHRDMGPVVRYLGPEVPTETLLWQDPLPPVTHELVDAADVAVLKRQVRDSGLTVSQLVSVAWASASSFRGSDKRGGANGGRIRLQPQSGWEVNDPDQLAGVLRTLTGIQEAFNSAQSGGKRISLADLIVLAGAAAVEQAAMDGGFAVQVPFTPGRADAAQEQTDVESFAALEPAADGFRNYLGKGNRLPAEYLLLDRANLLTLSAPEMTVLVGGLRVLGANHQQTQHGVFTTTPGALTNDFFVNLLDLGTTWSATSEDGTAFEGRDSATGRAKWTGTRADLVFGSNSELRALAEVYASDDAKEKFVKDFVAAWDKVMNLDRFDLA, translated from the coding sequence ATGTCTGAGAACCACGATGCAATCGTCACAGATGCCAAATCTGAGGGTGGGGACGGCTGTCCGGTGGCCCACGGGCGAGCCGCACACCCGACTCAGGGCGGCGGGAACCGCCAGTGGTGGCCCGAACGGCTCAACCTGAAGATCCTCGCCAAGAACCCCGCCGTCGCGAACCCCCTCGGTGAGGAGTTCGACTACGCCGCAGCGTTCAAAACCCTCGACCTTCCCGCCGTCAAGCGGGACATCGCGGACGTGCTGACCACCTCCCAGGACTGGTGGCCCGCCGACTTCGGCCACTACGGCCCGTTCATGATCCGTATGGCCTGGCACAGCGCGGGCACCTACCGGATCAGCGACGGCCGCGGCGGCGCCGGGGCCGGCCAGCAGCGTTTCGCCCCCCTCAACAGCTGGCCGGACAACGGCAACCTCGACAAGGCCCGCCGTCTGCTGTGGCCGGTCAAGCAGAAGTACGGCCAGAGCCTCTCGTGGGCCGACCTCATGATCCTCACCGGCAACGTGGCCCTGGAGTCGATGGGCTTCGAGACCTTCGGCTTCGGTGGCGGCCGCCCGGACGTCTGGGAACCCGACGAGGACGTCTACTGGGGCCCCGAGACCACCTGGCTCGACGACGAGCGCTACACGGGAGACCGCGAGCTGGAGAACCCCCTCGGCGCGGTCCAGATGGGCCTCATCTACGTCAATCCGGAGGGCCCGAACGGCAACCCCGACCCGATCGCCGCGGCGCGCGACATCCGTGAGACCTTCCGTCGGATGGCGATGAACGACGAGGAGACGGTCGCGCTGATCGCGGGCGGCCACACCTTCGGCAAGACCCACGGTGCGGGCCCGGCGGAGAGCGTCGGCGCCGACCCGGAGGCCGCCCCGATGGAGGCGCAGGGGCTGGGCTGGGCGAATTCCTTCGGCACCGGCAAGGGTGGCGACGCGATCACCAGCGGTCTCGAGGGAGTCTGGACCAACACCCCGACCACCTGGGACAACACCTTCTTCGAGATCCTGTTCGGCTACGACTGGGAGCTGTTCAAGAGCCCCGCCGGGGCGAACCAGTGGCGGCCGAAGGACGGCGCCGGGGCGGGCACCGTGCCCGATGCCCACGACCCGGCCAAATCCCACGCCCCGACGATGCTGACGACCGACCTGTCGCTGCGGGTCGACCCGGCCTACGAGCAGATCTCGCGGCGCTTCCTCGCGAACCCCGCCGAGTTCGCCGACGCGTTCGCGCGCGCGTGGTTCAAGCTGACCCACCGCGACATGGGCCCGGTCGTGCGCTACCTCGGCCCGGAGGTCCCGACCGAGACCCTGCTGTGGCAGGACCCGCTCCCCCCGGTGACGCACGAGCTCGTCGACGCCGCCGACGTCGCCGTACTCAAGCGGCAGGTCCGTGACTCGGGCCTGACGGTGTCCCAGCTCGTCTCGGTCGCGTGGGCCTCGGCCTCGTCCTTCCGCGGCAGCGACAAGCGCGGCGGCGCCAACGGCGGTCGGATCCGCCTCCAGCCGCAGAGCGGTTGGGAGGTCAACGACCCGGACCAGCTGGCCGGGGTACTGCGTACCCTGACCGGGATCCAGGAGGCCTTCAACTCCGCCCAGAGCGGCGGCAAGCGGATCTCGCTCGCGGACCTGATCGTGCTGGCCGGCGCGGCCGCCGTCGAACAGGCCGCCATGGACGGCGGGTTCGCCGTGCAGGTCCCCTTCACCCCGGGTCGCGCGGACGCGGCGCAGGAGCAGACGGACGTGGAGTCGTTCGCCGCGCTGGAGCCGGCCGCCGACGGGTTCCGCAACTACCTCGGGAAGGGCAACCGGCTGCCGGCCGAGTACCTGCTGCTCGACCGGGCGAACCTGCTGACCCTCAGCGCTCCCGAGATGACGGTCCTGGTCGGTGGCCTGCGCGTACTGGGCGCCAACCACCAGCAGACGCAGCACGGCGTCTTCACCACGACCCCGGGGGCCCTCACCAACGACTTCTTCGTCAACCTGCTCGACCTGGGCACGACGTGGTCGGCGACGTCCGAGGACGGGACCGCCTTCGAGGGCCGCGACTCCGCCACGGGCCGGGCGAAGTGGACCGGTACCCGCGCCGACCTCGTGTTCGGGTCGAACTCGGAGCTGCGCGCCCTCGCGGAGGTCTATGCGAGCGACGATGCGAAGGAGAAGTTCGTGAAGGACTTCGTCGCGGCGTGGGACAAGGTGATGAACCTCGACCGGTTCGACCTCGCCTGA
- a CDS encoding alpha/beta fold hydrolase yields MRHRIPLLPVVAVVAVLAAAPACVGPSALRGSPPVPSSVPTTGDFSGQVEVGGGRKIYLSCKGSGSPLVLLESGLHDSSDTWTFTDTRPPVPKSPAVFPGVAAFARVCVYDRPGTVRYADPPALTTRSTPVDGTRSLSAMVDDLDELVTSARLPGPYVLVGHSFGGMITRLYAQRHPEKTAGLVFVDAFGTGIRALFGARWAAYRTLLDRPGTPFDAQPAFERVDIDGSIDSVTAARPLPEVPMAVLSKTEPFAAPPGSPKELLDTLERAWPRVQQELVELGSQTPQFLATGSDHYVQVHDPDLTISAVRLVVGRVRAEP; encoded by the coding sequence ATGCGACACCGAATTCCGCTCCTGCCCGTCGTGGCGGTCGTTGCGGTACTGGCCGCCGCCCCGGCGTGCGTCGGCCCTTCGGCACTGCGCGGCTCACCGCCCGTGCCTTCCTCCGTCCCGACCACCGGCGACTTCTCCGGCCAGGTCGAGGTGGGCGGCGGCCGGAAGATCTATCTGAGCTGCAAGGGGAGCGGCAGCCCCCTCGTCCTGCTGGAATCCGGGTTGCACGATTCCTCCGACACCTGGACGTTCACCGACACCCGACCGCCCGTACCGAAGTCCCCGGCGGTGTTCCCCGGCGTCGCGGCGTTCGCCAGGGTCTGCGTCTACGACCGGCCGGGAACCGTCCGGTACGCCGACCCGCCGGCGCTCACCACCCGCAGCACGCCGGTCGACGGCACCCGCTCCCTCAGCGCGATGGTCGACGATCTCGACGAGCTGGTGACGTCCGCCCGTCTGCCGGGCCCCTACGTACTGGTCGGCCACTCCTTCGGCGGGATGATCACCCGGCTGTACGCCCAGCGGCACCCCGAGAAGACGGCAGGGTTGGTCTTCGTCGACGCCTTCGGCACCGGCATCCGCGCGCTCTTCGGCGCGCGGTGGGCCGCGTACCGCACGCTGCTCGACCGACCCGGCACGCCCTTCGACGCGCAACCCGCGTTCGAGAGGGTGGACATCGACGGCTCGATCGATTCCGTCACCGCCGCGCGCCCGCTGCCCGAGGTCCCGATGGCCGTCCTCAGCAAGACGGAACCCTTCGCCGCCCCGCCCGGGTCCCCGAAGGAGCTCCTGGACACCCTCGAGCGGGCCTGGCCCCGGGTCCAGCAGGAGCTGGTGGAGTTGGGGTCGCAGACCCCGCAGTTCCTGGCCACCGGGAGCGATCACTACGTACAGGTGCACGATCCCGACCTGACGATCAGCGCCGTCCGGCTCGTCGTGGGCCGCGTCCGCGCGGAGCCGTGA
- a CDS encoding secondary thiamine-phosphate synthase enzyme YjbQ, whose amino-acid sequence MADIFASRTIDVTTGDRETVHDLTDACASFLGEVARGRSGLLNIFTPHATAGLAVIETGAGSDEDLLKALASLLPADDRWRHRHGSPGHGRDHVLPAIVPPHATLPVIDGVLELGTWQSVTLVDTNRDNPRRQVRLSFFGC is encoded by the coding sequence ATGGCCGACATCTTCGCCTCACGCACCATCGACGTGACGACCGGTGACCGGGAGACCGTCCATGACCTGACCGACGCCTGCGCGTCGTTCCTCGGGGAGGTGGCGCGGGGCAGGAGCGGACTGCTCAACATCTTCACGCCGCACGCGACCGCCGGGCTCGCCGTCATCGAGACGGGGGCGGGCAGCGACGAGGACCTCCTGAAGGCCCTGGCATCCCTGCTGCCCGCCGATGACCGCTGGCGGCACCGGCACGGTTCCCCCGGCCACGGCCGGGACCACGTACTGCCCGCGATCGTCCCGCCCCACGCGACGCTGCCGGTGATCGACGGAGTGCTGGAGCTCGGAACCTGGCAGTCCGTCACCCTCGTGGACACCAACCGGGACAACCCCCGCCGTCAGGTCCGCCTGTCCTTCTTCGGCTGCTGA
- a CDS encoding PaaX family transcriptional regulator, whose amino-acid sequence MADSPLRPSSLINTVYGAFLRRLGGWISVADLITLMSELDVDGPAARSAISRLKKKGVLEPERRGATGYRLSPGAQPVFDEGDRRIFGSLEPAELSDGWAMAVFSVPESERSYRYQLRTRLTWLGFGNIAPGVLLAPGRLLGDARDMLVRLGLSEYVHLFAAEYAAFSDLPGTVSSWWDFPAIEEQYAGFTEAYGPLAAGLTERPAIDGAEAFRYYVPMLTQWRRLPYLDPGLPAELLPADWNAVAARQIFQQLNEVLAPPGLRHVQEVTGLAEA is encoded by the coding sequence ATGGCGGACAGTCCCCTCAGGCCCAGCTCGTTGATCAACACGGTCTACGGGGCGTTCCTGCGACGCCTCGGCGGCTGGATCTCCGTCGCCGACCTGATCACCCTGATGTCCGAGCTGGACGTGGACGGTCCGGCGGCGCGCTCGGCCATCTCCCGGCTCAAGAAGAAGGGAGTCCTCGAACCGGAGCGCCGGGGCGCCACCGGGTACCGGCTCAGCCCGGGCGCGCAGCCCGTCTTCGACGAGGGCGACCGGCGCATCTTCGGCAGTCTGGAACCGGCGGAGCTGAGCGACGGCTGGGCCATGGCCGTCTTCTCCGTACCGGAGTCCGAGCGCTCCTACCGCTACCAACTGCGCACCCGGCTGACCTGGCTGGGCTTCGGGAACATCGCCCCGGGCGTGTTGCTGGCACCCGGCCGTCTCCTCGGCGACGCCCGCGACATGCTCGTCCGGCTCGGACTCAGCGAGTACGTGCACCTGTTCGCCGCCGAATACGCGGCCTTCAGCGATCTGCCCGGGACGGTCAGCTCGTGGTGGGACTTCCCGGCGATCGAGGAGCAGTACGCCGGATTCACCGAGGCCTACGGGCCCCTCGCCGCGGGACTGACCGAGCGGCCCGCCATCGACGGCGCCGAGGCCTTCCGCTACTACGTTCCGATGCTCACCCAGTGGCGCCGCCTGCCCTACCTCGACCCCGGACTGCCCGCCGAACTGCTTCCCGCGGACTGGAACGCGGTCGCCGCGCGGCAGATCTTCCAGCAGCTGAACGAGGTGCTCGCCCCGCCCGGCCTGCGCCACGTCCAGGAGGTCACCGGCCTGGCCGAGGCCTGA
- a CDS encoding phytase, giving the protein MRVIPSRRTPAVAAAAMVALGLIAVPAHARADRGGTAPSLPRVAASVETPSLFDDEAGGNANADDPAIWRNTKDPDASLVIATAKEGGLRVYDLDGRQVQALPAPAPPRDGDKPGRFNNVDLITGLRFPDGRHDVAVVSDRGRDQLRVYRIDPKRPTAPLVDVTDEAAAPRVFSAGQDEVNDQRTAYGLAAYTDRRNGRSYAVTSRRHATDLALAELLPNAQGKVGYRTVRTTSLPASFTLPNGNSWEPCGEPGERPQVEGMVVDPDTGDLYAGQEDVGIWKLDADLRSPARLIEKVRSFGVPGTWNPGTEECDAGADPGFGGRHVSADVEGLTIWRDPKRPGHGGYLLASSQGDDTFAVFDREHDNAYVRGFRIGDGATPGSPDGSQECDGAAVTSAPLGKRFPNGLLVVQDGHNTPRTTGADGEARTDTDFKFVDLGRLKRAARL; this is encoded by the coding sequence ATGCGCGTGATCCCGAGCAGGCGGACCCCGGCCGTGGCCGCGGCGGCCATGGTGGCCCTGGGCCTGATCGCCGTACCGGCGCACGCCCGGGCGGACCGGGGCGGCACGGCACCGTCGCTGCCCCGGGTGGCGGCCTCCGTAGAGACGCCCTCCCTCTTCGACGACGAGGCCGGCGGCAACGCGAACGCCGACGACCCGGCGATCTGGCGCAACACCAAGGATCCCGACGCCAGTTTGGTCATCGCCACCGCCAAGGAGGGCGGCCTGCGCGTCTACGACCTGGACGGACGTCAGGTGCAGGCCCTGCCCGCGCCCGCGCCGCCGAGGGACGGCGACAAGCCCGGGCGCTTCAACAACGTCGACCTGATCACGGGACTCCGCTTCCCGGACGGCCGCCACGACGTGGCCGTCGTCTCCGACCGCGGCCGCGACCAGCTGCGCGTCTACCGGATCGACCCGAAGCGGCCCACCGCCCCGCTGGTCGACGTCACCGACGAGGCGGCTGCCCCGCGGGTCTTCTCCGCCGGCCAGGACGAGGTCAACGACCAGCGGACCGCCTACGGCCTGGCCGCCTACACCGACCGCCGCAACGGTCGCTCGTACGCGGTCACCAGTCGGCGCCACGCCACCGACCTCGCACTGGCCGAACTGCTCCCGAACGCCCAGGGCAAGGTCGGCTACCGCACCGTCCGCACCACCTCGCTGCCCGCCTCCTTCACCCTGCCGAACGGGAACAGCTGGGAGCCGTGCGGCGAACCGGGGGAGCGGCCCCAGGTCGAGGGCATGGTCGTCGACCCCGACACCGGTGACCTCTACGCCGGTCAGGAGGACGTCGGCATCTGGAAGCTCGACGCAGACCTGCGCTCGCCCGCCCGCCTCATCGAGAAGGTCCGCTCCTTCGGCGTCCCCGGCACCTGGAACCCCGGGACGGAGGAGTGCGACGCGGGCGCGGACCCCGGCTTCGGCGGCCGGCACGTCTCCGCGGACGTGGAGGGCCTGACCATCTGGCGCGACCCGAAGCGACCCGGCCACGGCGGCTACCTGCTCGCATCCAGCCAGGGCGACGACACCTTCGCCGTCTTCGACCGCGAGCACGACAACGCGTACGTCCGCGGCTTCCGCATCGGTGACGGTGCGACGCCCGGCTCGCCGGACGGTTCGCAGGAGTGCGACGGCGCCGCGGTGACGAGCGCACCGCTGGGCAAGAGGTTCCCGAACGGCCTGCTGGTCGTTCAGGACGGCCACAACACCCCCCGGACCACCGGAGCCGACGGCGAGGCCCGCACCGACACCGACTTCAAGTTCGTGGACCTGGGCCGGCTCAAGCGGGCCGCCCGACTCTGA
- a CDS encoding MFS transporter encodes MPASPPGDERRKRRLALVGGSLGNLVEWYDWFVYASFAIYFADSFFPGDNPTTQLMNTAGIFAVGFLMRPVGGWILGRAADRHGRKSALTLTVTMMSVAALLIAVAPTYDQAGYFGALVLLLARLLQGMSIGGEYAASATYLTEASARNRRGLGSSFQYVSMTCGQLLGLGALITLQHTLTTAQLESWGWRLPFLLGALFAVVVFWLRRRLQETDAFKEESSASAEAGGDTHDDSTRGTLKALWQYRRQAGLVMALTLGGTVAYYTYTTYLTKYLVGSAGMEKTTATLVSFTALTLFAVLQPFAGMLSDRIGRRPLLITFAVGCTVGTYPIMTALGSASSYWSALGLSLLALVIITGYTSINAAVKAELFPTRVRALGVALPYAIANALFGGTAEYVALWFKNSGHETMFFWYVSGCALISLVTYVLMPDTRNASLSRAEAEADGEHGQGRPAAAPAEAAR; translated from the coding sequence ATGCCCGCGTCGCCGCCCGGGGACGAGCGCAGGAAGCGCCGTCTCGCCCTGGTCGGCGGCTCGCTCGGCAATCTCGTCGAGTGGTACGACTGGTTCGTCTACGCCAGCTTCGCGATCTACTTCGCCGATTCCTTCTTCCCCGGCGACAACCCGACCACCCAGCTGATGAACACGGCCGGGATCTTCGCCGTCGGCTTCCTGATGCGTCCCGTCGGCGGGTGGATCCTGGGCCGTGCCGCCGACCGGCACGGGCGCAAGAGCGCGCTCACCCTCACCGTCACCATGATGTCGGTGGCCGCCCTGCTGATCGCCGTCGCCCCGACCTACGACCAGGCCGGCTACTTCGGCGCCCTGGTGCTGCTGCTCGCCCGGCTGCTGCAGGGGATGAGCATCGGCGGCGAGTACGCGGCCAGCGCCACGTACCTGACCGAGGCGTCGGCCCGGAACCGGCGCGGGCTGGGCTCGTCCTTCCAGTACGTGTCCATGACCTGCGGCCAGTTGCTCGGACTGGGCGCTCTGATCACCCTTCAGCACACCCTGACCACGGCCCAGCTGGAGAGCTGGGGCTGGCGGCTCCCGTTCCTCCTCGGGGCGCTGTTCGCGGTGGTCGTCTTCTGGCTGCGGCGCCGGCTGCAGGAGACCGACGCCTTCAAGGAGGAGTCGTCGGCGTCGGCGGAAGCGGGCGGGGACACCCACGACGACAGCACGCGCGGCACTCTGAAGGCCCTGTGGCAGTACCGGCGGCAGGCGGGGCTGGTCATGGCGCTCACCCTCGGCGGCACCGTGGCCTACTACACCTACACCACCTACCTCACCAAGTACCTGGTCGGCAGCGCGGGCATGGAGAAGACCACCGCCACGCTCGTCAGCTTCACCGCCCTGACCCTCTTCGCCGTGCTGCAGCCCTTCGCCGGCATGCTGTCCGACCGGATCGGCCGCCGACCCCTGCTGATCACCTTCGCGGTGGGCTGCACCGTCGGCACGTACCCGATCATGACCGCGCTCGGATCGGCGTCCTCGTACTGGTCGGCGCTCGGACTGTCCCTGCTGGCCCTGGTCATCATCACCGGCTACACGTCCATCAACGCGGCGGTCAAGGCCGAGCTGTTCCCGACCCGGGTGCGCGCGCTGGGCGTGGCGCTGCCGTACGCGATCGCCAACGCCCTGTTCGGCGGCACGGCGGAGTACGTGGCGCTCTGGTTCAAGAACAGTGGGCACGAGACCATGTTCTTCTGGTACGTCTCCGGATGCGCGCTGATCTCCCTCGTCACGTACGTGCTCATGCCGGACACCCGCAACGCCTCGCTCAGCCGCGCCGAGGCCGAGGCCGACGGCGAGCACGGGCAGGGGCGCCCGGCGGCGGCTCCCGCCGAGGCGGCGCGCTGA
- a CDS encoding response regulator transcription factor: protein MHALLVEDDDRMARALGTALAQRGHTVRRVGRALDALRHVREAEFVLLDLGLPDLDGLELLRRLRTVCDAPLIVVTARCEERDIVQGLRAGADDYVVKPFRMAELMARIDSVRRRTDPHPGRDPAPTGSRPVRTGDVEVDLAGRTVTVAGAAVRLTRREFDVLAFLAARPDEVHSREVILDRIWGDAFLAASRSLDVHVAGIRAKTGRSGLVRTVRGFGYQLGTPSPGPDPTPAATAGPAPDVRGEQR from the coding sequence ATGCACGCGCTTCTCGTCGAGGACGACGATCGCATGGCCCGGGCCCTCGGGACGGCCCTCGCCCAGCGCGGGCACACCGTCCGCCGGGTCGGGCGCGCCCTGGACGCCCTGCGGCACGTCCGCGAAGCCGAGTTCGTCCTGCTCGACCTGGGCCTTCCCGATCTCGACGGGCTGGAGCTGCTCCGGCGGCTGCGTACCGTCTGCGACGCACCGCTGATCGTGGTGACCGCGCGCTGCGAGGAGCGCGACATCGTCCAGGGGCTGCGGGCGGGGGCCGACGACTACGTGGTCAAGCCGTTCCGGATGGCCGAGCTGATGGCCCGCATCGACTCCGTACGCCGCCGGACGGATCCGCACCCGGGCCGGGACCCCGCCCCGACCGGGTCCCGGCCCGTGCGCACCGGCGATGTCGAGGTGGACCTCGCGGGTCGCACCGTCACGGTGGCCGGCGCCGCGGTACGCCTCACCCGACGCGAGTTCGACGTCCTCGCCTTCCTTGCCGCCCGCCCGGACGAGGTGCATTCCCGCGAGGTGATCCTGGACCGGATCTGGGGTGACGCCTTCCTCGCGGCCTCCCGCTCCCTGGACGTCCACGTGGCTGGCATCCGCGCCAAGACCGGCCGCTCGGGCCTGGTGCGCACGGTCCGGGGGTTCGGCTACCAACTCGGTACCCCGTCGCCGGGTCCGGACCCGACACCGGCCGCGACCGCCGGCCCCGCCCCCGATGTGCGGGGCGAACAGCGGTGA
- a CDS encoding sensor histidine kinase, whose product MRRRLLAVLMVLMGAAALLLCVPLADAYARGRTEHLLLQRRSEAVRFADLADRMRTAADRAELSAEIGRYAQLYGAGVVVVDSAGTTVARSGTGPAAEAAAHAATDADSPEGGPSEGTEARRRALTGRSTDRLPTLRPWGPRTVVLAEPVGRDERVSGAVLMAVPTGAARRDVTVRWSLIAAGAFGAFAAAALVAAGIARWLMRPVLDLDRAVGRLTAGSLQARAVSDTGPPELRRLRQHFNTMAEAMADSIGRQRDFVADASHQLRNPLATLVLQLENVEPHIAPGPGLAEHGRALDEAERLEELLDGLLALARVESGTAESGDEDVSRAVRDRVTAWAPVFRAAEVELEATGLAEGLRARALPDAAGRILDALLDNAVKFVPRGGRVEVCASRAADGSAAAVVRVADDGPGVPQEQLPLLLRRFARSPEHQNIPGSGLGLAIADEIARLSGGRLDIRGNEPHGLVAELRLPPPPPE is encoded by the coding sequence GTGAGGCGCAGGCTGCTGGCGGTGCTGATGGTCCTCATGGGGGCGGCGGCGCTGCTGCTCTGCGTCCCCCTGGCCGACGCCTACGCGCGCGGGCGCACCGAGCACCTGCTCTTGCAACGGCGTTCGGAGGCCGTACGGTTCGCCGACCTCGCCGACCGGATGCGCACCGCCGCCGACCGGGCCGAGCTCTCGGCCGAGATCGGCCGCTACGCCCAGCTGTACGGGGCCGGGGTGGTCGTGGTCGACTCCGCGGGGACGACGGTGGCCCGGTCCGGTACCGGACCGGCGGCCGAGGCCGCCGCGCACGCGGCCACCGACGCCGATTCCCCCGAGGGCGGCCCCTCCGAAGGGACGGAAGCCCGTCGCCGCGCGCTCACCGGCCGCTCGACCGACCGGCTGCCCACCCTTCGCCCCTGGGGACCGCGCACCGTCGTGCTGGCCGAGCCGGTGGGCCGGGACGAGCGGGTGAGCGGGGCGGTCCTGATGGCCGTGCCCACCGGGGCCGCCCGCCGGGACGTGACCGTGCGCTGGTCGCTCATCGCCGCCGGGGCGTTCGGCGCCTTCGCAGCGGCCGCTCTGGTCGCGGCCGGGATCGCACGTTGGCTGATGCGCCCGGTACTGGACCTGGACCGGGCGGTCGGACGGCTGACCGCCGGCAGCCTGCAGGCCCGGGCCGTGTCCGACACCGGTCCGCCGGAACTGCGCCGACTGCGGCAGCACTTCAACACGATGGCGGAGGCGATGGCCGACTCCATCGGCCGACAGCGCGACTTCGTCGCCGATGCCTCCCACCAGCTGCGCAATCCGCTGGCCACCCTGGTACTGCAGCTGGAGAACGTCGAGCCGCACATCGCGCCCGGGCCGGGCCTGGCCGAGCACGGCCGCGCGCTGGACGAGGCGGAGCGCCTGGAGGAGCTGCTCGACGGCCTCCTGGCGCTCGCCCGTGTGGAGTCGGGCACGGCGGAGTCGGGCGACGAGGACGTGTCGCGGGCGGTACGGGACCGGGTGACGGCCTGGGCCCCGGTCTTCCGTGCTGCTGAGGTGGAGCTCGAGGCCACCGGCCTCGCCGAGGGCCTGCGGGCGCGCGCCCTGCCCGACGCCGCGGGCCGGATCCTCGACGCGCTGCTCGACAACGCCGTGAAGTTCGTCCCGCGCGGCGGCCGCGTCGAGGTGTGCGCGTCGCGCGCGGCGGACGGGAGCGCCGCCGCGGTCGTACGCGTCGCGGACGACGGCCCGGGGGTGCCGCAGGAGCAACTGCCCTTGCTGTTGCGCCGTTTCGCGCGCTCGCCAGAACACCAGAACATCCCCGGCAGCGGCCTGGGGCTGGCCATCGCCGACGAGATCGCCCGGCTCAGCGGCGGCCGGCTCGACATCCGCGGCAACGAGCCGCACGGCCTGGTGGCCGAGCTCCGGCTGCCGCCCCCTCCTCCCGAATGA